The following are encoded together in the Rhizobium brockwellii genome:
- a CDS encoding hydroxypyruvate isomerase family protein gives MKFSANLGFLWNDRPLPDAIRAAKDAGFDAVECHWPYAALASDVKAALEQTGLKMLGLNTSRGSVSVGENGLSALPGREEEARAAIDQAVQYATEISAGAIHVMAGNSSGPRARSAFIENLAYACEKAGSNIRILIEPLNHYNAPGYFLSTVEQAADIIREVARPNLKMMFDFYHVQIMGGDVTRRFEANLPLIGHVQIASVPDRGSPDHGELDYSFALSRVREFGWAQPIGAEYLPANGPVPDLAWLSSFRD, from the coding sequence GCCCGATGCTATCAGGGCTGCTAAGGATGCAGGCTTCGATGCGGTGGAGTGCCATTGGCCGTATGCGGCTCTTGCCTCGGACGTCAAAGCGGCCTTGGAGCAGACCGGGCTCAAGATGCTCGGTTTGAACACCTCGCGCGGCAGTGTTTCAGTTGGTGAAAACGGATTGTCCGCCCTTCCTGGGCGCGAAGAGGAAGCGCGCGCTGCAATTGACCAGGCCGTTCAATACGCGACCGAGATTTCAGCCGGCGCGATCCATGTCATGGCAGGAAATTCGAGCGGCCCCCGCGCGCGCTCGGCGTTCATCGAGAACCTCGCATACGCCTGTGAGAAAGCGGGATCGAACATCAGGATCTTGATCGAACCCCTGAACCACTACAATGCACCCGGGTACTTTCTCAGCACTGTCGAGCAGGCAGCGGACATCATCCGCGAGGTAGCGAGACCGAACCTCAAGATGATGTTCGACTTTTATCATGTCCAGATCATGGGTGGTGATGTCACGCGCCGTTTTGAGGCGAACCTGCCCTTGATCGGCCATGTGCAGATTGCCTCGGTGCCGGATCGTGGAAGCCCCGACCATGGCGAGCTTGATTACTCGTTCGCGCTGAGCCGCGTTCGCGAATTCGGTTGGGCGCAGCCAATCGGTGCCGAGTATCTGCCGGCGAACGGGCCGGTGCCCGATCTCGCCTGGCTTTCTTCATTCAGAGACTGA